The following proteins come from a genomic window of Nocardioides albertanoniae:
- a CDS encoding MFS transporter: MSAEELPGWKRNAVIFLAGQTVSLLGSMLVMFAVMWHLTIETQSGSVLMLSLVFGMLPQAFMSIFGGVWADRHHRKFLIMGADTTIAVATLILAGLMASGIDDLWIIYLALAVRSVFAGIQMPAVTAMIPQIVPTSQLLRINGAFQTIQSAMALLAPAVAAVIYASMDIVAVFFVDAATALIGVGLLALVPVARLVRPDQGQASYFGDLRAGLRYVAGHAHVRWVLILFTLVMVMVGAPSYLTPLMVTRTFGDEVWKLTANELFWGFGMLAGGAAMATFGPRITHRMRLMVGAVVLIGLLVVGLGISTNMWLFFVIGLLIGLSFSALSAPAMTILQERVEPEMQGRVFGIVGIVMSVAMPMSMVVFGPLADQFSVETLLVAAGMLLFIVVAGILAIPGARRSLAEVDLPVADQDASSPITPDDEAA, encoded by the coding sequence ATGTCCGCAGAGGAGCTTCCGGGCTGGAAGCGCAACGCAGTGATCTTCCTGGCAGGGCAGACGGTCTCGCTGCTGGGATCGATGCTGGTGATGTTCGCCGTCATGTGGCACCTCACCATCGAGACGCAGTCCGGATCCGTGCTGATGCTGAGCCTCGTCTTCGGCATGCTCCCGCAGGCGTTCATGTCGATCTTCGGCGGCGTCTGGGCAGATCGACACCACCGCAAGTTCCTGATCATGGGAGCGGACACCACGATCGCCGTGGCGACCCTGATCCTGGCCGGCTTGATGGCGAGCGGCATCGACGATCTCTGGATCATCTATCTGGCCCTGGCTGTCCGGTCCGTCTTCGCGGGCATCCAGATGCCGGCGGTGACCGCGATGATCCCGCAGATCGTGCCGACGTCGCAGCTCCTCCGGATCAACGGAGCGTTCCAGACCATCCAGTCCGCGATGGCACTCCTCGCGCCCGCCGTGGCCGCGGTCATCTACGCCAGCATGGACATCGTGGCCGTGTTCTTCGTCGACGCCGCCACCGCACTGATCGGCGTGGGTCTCCTCGCGCTGGTGCCGGTCGCGCGCCTGGTGCGCCCCGACCAGGGTCAGGCGTCCTACTTCGGAGACCTGCGCGCGGGCCTGAGGTACGTCGCCGGCCATGCGCACGTCCGCTGGGTGCTCATCCTCTTCACCCTTGTGATGGTGATGGTCGGAGCACCCTCCTACCTGACCCCGCTCATGGTCACGCGCACCTTCGGCGACGAGGTCTGGAAGCTCACCGCCAACGAGCTCTTCTGGGGGTTCGGGATGCTGGCCGGCGGGGCCGCGATGGCGACGTTCGGACCTCGGATCACGCACCGGATGCGGCTGATGGTGGGAGCGGTCGTCCTCATCGGCCTGCTCGTCGTCGGGCTCGGCATCTCGACGAACATGTGGCTCTTCTTCGTCATCGGCCTGCTCATCGGTCTGTCCTTCTCGGCCCTGAGCGCACCCGCGATGACGATCTTGCAGGAGCGCGTCGAGCCCGAGATGCAGGGCCGGGTCTTCGGGATCGTAGGCATCGTCATGTCCGTCGCGATGCCGATGTCGATGGTGGTCTTCGGTCCCTTGGCCGACCAGTTCTCCGTGGAGACTCTCCTCGTCGCCGCCGGGATGCTGCTGTTCATCGTGGTGGCCGGCATCTTGGCCATCCCCGGTGCACGTCGTTCCCTCGCCGAGGTCGATCTTCCGGTCGCGGATCAGGACGCCTCCTCACCAATCACGCCCGATGACGAGGCTGCGTAA
- a CDS encoding siderophore-interacting protein has product MGFDDGRKLKGAYAAEVVRTKQVTPHMVRVTFGGGDVGQFPQRGFDQWFRLFLPRPGGEDTNFAVVPEKLGMIDYLKFMTHGDRPPLRNYTVREHRPDLGEIDVDFVVHGDLGIAGPWAGRAQPGDRVVLMDQGKGFDLAPDATFHLLVGDESALPAILGILRDLPPHARGLAIMEIPDLADVQDVSGPDGVEVRWLSRSAEGAAAGQPGALALAELRSFTPEEPATLSAYLVGERTIPAEGRRHLVAAGVPKSRITFVGYWRIGKAQA; this is encoded by the coding sequence ATGGGGTTCGATGACGGCCGGAAGCTGAAGGGCGCGTACGCAGCAGAGGTCGTGCGTACGAAGCAGGTGACGCCGCACATGGTGCGGGTCACCTTCGGGGGAGGTGACGTCGGCCAGTTCCCACAGCGCGGCTTCGATCAGTGGTTCCGGCTCTTCCTCCCGCGACCGGGTGGCGAGGACACCAACTTCGCTGTGGTGCCCGAGAAGCTCGGGATGATCGACTATCTCAAGTTCATGACGCACGGCGACCGGCCGCCGCTGCGCAACTACACGGTGCGTGAGCACCGGCCGGATCTGGGCGAGATCGACGTCGACTTCGTCGTCCACGGCGACCTCGGGATCGCCGGCCCGTGGGCCGGCAGGGCGCAGCCCGGTGACCGGGTCGTGCTGATGGACCAGGGCAAGGGGTTCGATCTCGCCCCGGATGCGACCTTCCACCTGCTGGTCGGCGACGAGTCGGCCCTTCCGGCGATCCTCGGGATCCTCCGCGACCTCCCGCCTCACGCGCGAGGGCTGGCCATCATGGAGATTCCCGACCTGGCCGACGTACAGGATGTCTCTGGGCCCGACGGCGTCGAGGTGCGATGGCTGTCGCGCTCAGCGGAGGGGGCCGCGGCCGGTCAGCCGGGTGCGCTGGCGCTCGCGGAGCTGAGGTCGTTCACGCCCGAGGAGCCGGCGACGCTGTCGGCCTACCTTGTCGGCGAGCGCACGATCCCCGCGGAGGGGCGCCGCCATCTGGTCGCGGCCGGGGTGCCGAAGTCGCGGATCACGTTCGTCGGCTACTGGCGGATCGGCAAGGCCCAGGCGTAG
- a CDS encoding Nramp family divalent metal transporter has translation MSHASRTAPSGTPRWRILGPGLVVAATGVGAADLVATLIAGSKYGYALLWAVVIGCALKVVLVEGAGRYSLATGETIFQGWRRLGIWTTIYFGPYIVIWGFIYGAAAMAGTGLSLAALFSFASVKFWGILSGLIGLAIVWAGRYGLFEKFLAVLVGIMFVTMVAAALVTLPNLPDLLKGLVPTIPEGSLVNILSVAGGVGGTITLAAYGYWLREKGWHTPQFMRVMRIDNTTAYVVTGIFVIATLIVGAELLYSANIAIGTGDKGMLDLSNVLADRYGNWFGKLFLIGFWAAAMSSLVGVWNGVSLMFADFVGTLRGRADEPEAKSGGIWYRSYILWLTFPPMLWLLLADEPAWLILIYGVLGAFFMPFLAVTLLWLLNTSHTPAEWRNKWVSNIGLIVCALLFAWLAFDQVRTSITDLFG, from the coding sequence ATGTCACATGCAAGCAGAACGGCGCCGTCCGGCACTCCCCGCTGGCGCATCCTGGGGCCCGGCCTCGTGGTCGCCGCGACCGGCGTCGGCGCGGCCGACCTGGTCGCCACGCTGATCGCAGGCAGCAAGTACGGCTATGCCCTGCTGTGGGCCGTGGTCATCGGCTGCGCGCTGAAGGTCGTGCTGGTCGAGGGCGCGGGGCGCTACAGCCTCGCGACCGGCGAGACGATCTTCCAGGGCTGGCGGCGTCTGGGCATCTGGACGACGATCTACTTCGGCCCCTACATCGTCATCTGGGGCTTCATCTACGGCGCCGCCGCCATGGCCGGCACCGGTCTCTCGCTGGCGGCGCTGTTCTCGTTCGCGTCGGTGAAGTTCTGGGGCATCCTGTCCGGGCTGATCGGGCTCGCCATCGTGTGGGCCGGCCGCTATGGCCTCTTCGAGAAGTTCCTCGCCGTTCTGGTGGGCATCATGTTCGTGACGATGGTCGCTGCCGCGCTCGTGACGCTGCCCAACCTTCCCGACCTCCTCAAGGGCCTGGTGCCGACCATCCCCGAGGGCTCTCTGGTCAACATCCTCTCGGTCGCCGGCGGCGTCGGCGGCACGATCACCCTCGCTGCCTACGGCTACTGGCTGCGCGAGAAGGGCTGGCACACCCCACAGTTCATGCGCGTGATGCGGATCGACAACACCACCGCGTACGTCGTCACCGGCATCTTCGTGATCGCGACCCTCATCGTCGGCGCCGAGCTGCTCTACTCGGCCAACATCGCCATCGGCACCGGCGACAAGGGGATGCTCGACCTGTCCAACGTGCTCGCCGATCGCTACGGCAACTGGTTCGGCAAGCTCTTCCTGATCGGCTTCTGGGCCGCCGCGATGTCGTCGCTGGTCGGTGTCTGGAACGGTGTCAGCCTGATGTTCGCCGACTTCGTCGGCACCCTGCGTGGTCGTGCCGACGAGCCCGAGGCCAAGTCCGGCGGCATCTGGTACCGGTCCTACATCCTCTGGCTCACCTTCCCCCCGATGCTCTGGCTGCTGCTGGCCGACGAGCCCGCCTGGCTGATCCTCATCTACGGAGTGCTGGGGGCCTTCTTCATGCCGTTCCTGGCGGTCACCCTGCTCTGGCTCCTCAACACGAGCCACACCCCGGCGGAGTGGCGCAACAAGTGGGTCTCCAACATCGGCCTGATCGTCTGCGCCCTGCTCTTCGCCTGGCTCGCGTTCGACCAGGTGCGCACGTCGATCACGGACCTGTTCGGCTGA
- a CDS encoding RNA polymerase sigma factor, producing the protein MSDATRAVEAIWRIESARIVGALARFTGDFALAEDAAQEALAEALVSWPEHGRPANPTGWLMTTAKRRAIDTIRRAGVQREKYAAIAHDQDEAYDDDVDVERIDDDILALMFVSCHPVLSKEARVALTLRVVGGLSSEEIARAFLVPVATIQARITRAKKTIAAAQVPFEAPPPDERRERLPGVLSVLYLIFTEGSTATSGDELIRTDLAREARRLTRVLIGVLPEEPEAYGLLALMELTASRFPARIDASGDPILLEDQDRTRWDRGAIKRGMAALEQATPRGLGPYGLQAAIAGTHAVAESVEQTDWERIIVLYEALGRIAPNPIVDLNRAVAVAMAHGPLPALELVDRLADDKRLDHTHLLPTVRGELLRRLGRSAEARKELERAAEMCTNDRERVVLRQKIAELT; encoded by the coding sequence ATGAGTGACGCGACGCGCGCCGTCGAGGCGATCTGGCGGATCGAGTCCGCCCGCATCGTCGGCGCGCTCGCGCGCTTCACCGGCGACTTCGCCCTCGCCGAGGACGCCGCCCAGGAGGCCCTCGCCGAGGCGCTGGTCTCCTGGCCCGAGCACGGTCGGCCGGCCAACCCGACCGGCTGGCTGATGACCACCGCCAAGCGGCGTGCCATCGACACCATCCGGCGTGCGGGGGTCCAGCGGGAGAAGTACGCGGCCATCGCCCACGACCAGGACGAGGCGTACGACGACGACGTGGATGTCGAGCGGATCGACGACGACATCCTGGCTCTGATGTTCGTCTCCTGCCACCCCGTGCTGTCGAAAGAGGCGCGGGTGGCGCTCACGCTCAGGGTCGTCGGCGGTCTCAGCAGCGAGGAGATCGCGCGCGCTTTCCTGGTGCCGGTGGCGACGATCCAGGCGCGGATCACCCGCGCGAAGAAGACGATCGCAGCCGCGCAGGTGCCCTTCGAGGCACCGCCCCCGGACGAGCGCCGAGAGCGGCTCCCCGGCGTGCTCAGCGTGCTCTACCTGATCTTCACCGAGGGCTCCACCGCGACGTCGGGCGACGAGCTGATCCGCACCGACCTCGCGCGTGAGGCGCGCAGACTGACGCGGGTGCTGATCGGCGTCCTGCCCGAGGAGCCGGAGGCGTACGGCCTGCTGGCGCTCATGGAGCTGACCGCCTCTCGCTTCCCCGCACGCATCGACGCGAGCGGCGATCCCATCCTCCTCGAGGATCAGGACCGCACCCGTTGGGACCGGGGCGCGATCAAGCGGGGCATGGCTGCCCTCGAGCAGGCGACCCCGCGCGGGCTGGGCCCCTACGGGCTGCAGGCCGCCATCGCCGGCACCCATGCGGTCGCCGAGTCGGTCGAGCAGACCGACTGGGAGCGGATCATCGTGCTCTACGAGGCGCTGGGCCGCATCGCACCGAACCCGATCGTCGACCTCAACCGAGCCGTCGCCGTGGCGATGGCTCACGGCCCGCTGCCCGCGCTGGAGCTCGTCGATCGGCTCGCCGACGACAAGCGGCTCGACCACACCCACCTCCTCCCGACCGTACGCGGCGAGCTGCTGCGTCGTCTCGGGCGCAGTGCCGAGGCGCGCAAGGAGCTCGAGCGGGCCGCGGAGATGTGCACCAACGACCGCGAGCGAGTCGTACTCAGACAAAAGATCGCGGAGCTCACCTAA
- a CDS encoding YciI family protein: MPKYMLIWRTIDEEKQNAAMADIPFEQMLETMGKLNDELIKSGVVLAMEGLDPEEHTVVTYADGEQPVVTDGPYGETKELFGGFYLLSVASKQEAVEWAKRLTYFPGSAVEVRRVPTIDEFPQDNPWIQKELEWRTKNGQL; encoded by the coding sequence ATGCCGAAGTACATGCTGATCTGGCGCACCATCGACGAGGAGAAGCAGAACGCCGCGATGGCCGACATCCCCTTCGAGCAGATGCTCGAGACGATGGGCAAGCTCAACGACGAGCTCATCAAGTCGGGCGTCGTGCTCGCCATGGAGGGCCTCGACCCCGAGGAACACACGGTCGTCACCTACGCCGACGGCGAGCAGCCGGTCGTCACCGACGGCCCCTACGGCGAGACCAAGGAGCTGTTCGGGGGCTTCTACCTGCTCTCGGTCGCCTCGAAGCAGGAGGCCGTCGAGTGGGCCAAGCGGTTGACCTACTTCCCCGGCAGCGCCGTCGAGGTGCGCCGGGTGCCGACGATCGACGAGTTCCCGCAGGACAACCCGTGGATCCAGAAGGAGCTCGAGTGGCGCACCAAGAACGGTCAGCTCTGA
- a CDS encoding LLM class flavin-dependent oxidoreductase, whose protein sequence is MKISLWPNLVFPTADILAEAQAADQAGWFGVWVADHYMPNTGTDEVDDGPMHEVWGILPALAATTQNVRIGPLVSPTTIHHPALLANRAATIDHIARGRFVLGLGAGWQINEHNAYGIELPPAKVLVDRFEEAIEVTRSLLDKPRTTFEGTYFQVADAPCEPKPVASPLPILVGAKGPRMLRVVAQHADEWNTWGTPEKAGAVRAKLLEACEQVGRDPGTMRTTTNLHLDLDGANPAVPAMTQTGSVDELQDLIGRYVEAGFDEYILPTRNLGATGAERIERAAQLKAEIIDPVLAR, encoded by the coding sequence GTGAAGATCTCGCTGTGGCCCAACCTCGTCTTCCCCACTGCCGACATCCTTGCCGAGGCGCAGGCGGCTGACCAGGCCGGCTGGTTCGGCGTGTGGGTCGCCGACCACTACATGCCCAACACCGGCACCGACGAGGTCGACGACGGGCCGATGCACGAGGTCTGGGGAATCCTGCCCGCGCTGGCCGCGACGACCCAGAACGTACGCATCGGGCCCCTCGTCTCGCCGACGACGATCCACCACCCGGCGCTGCTCGCGAACCGGGCGGCGACGATCGACCACATCGCCCGCGGGCGGTTCGTGCTCGGCCTGGGCGCCGGCTGGCAGATCAACGAGCACAACGCCTACGGCATCGAGCTGCCCCCGGCCAAGGTGCTCGTCGATCGCTTCGAGGAGGCCATCGAGGTCACCCGGTCGCTGCTCGACAAGCCGCGCACGACCTTCGAGGGCACCTACTTCCAGGTGGCCGACGCGCCCTGCGAGCCCAAGCCGGTGGCGTCGCCGCTCCCGATCCTCGTCGGCGCCAAGGGGCCGAGGATGCTCCGCGTCGTCGCTCAGCACGCCGACGAGTGGAACACCTGGGGCACGCCGGAGAAGGCCGGTGCCGTGCGGGCCAAGCTGCTCGAGGCGTGCGAGCAGGTGGGCCGTGATCCTGGCACGATGCGCACGACCACCAACCTCCACCTCGACCTCGACGGCGCCAACCCGGCCGTGCCGGCGATGACCCAGACCGGGTCGGTGGACGAATTGCAGGACCTGATCGGGCGCTACGTCGAGGCCGGCTTCGACGAATACATCCTGCCGACCCGCAACCTCGGCGCCACCGGCGCCGAGCGGATCGAGCGGGCCGCCCAGCTCAAGGCCGAGATCATCGACCCCGTGCTCGCTCGTTAG
- a CDS encoding nicotianamine synthase family protein, whose product MDPGAFEAVDDRLTSTLDDLLGQASLDPGIVVDALFNRLVTAILSVPEPAADAVLAALPPSHHPAVFRSVASTGEHALERSWADRIVHSSDPVGTFAHFPYRENYRLLVEMELEAVRREGTEARHVLLLGSGPLPLTALCLAEHGITVHCVDHDAEAIRLSSAAFGRLGAVGVTFEHADAAAATPPRPVDVVLLAGLVGVDDAAKAAVLGGAVTHLAPGGLVLARSARGLRTLLYPPVGPAAFAGLRVVAEAIPEIDAPGTDVINSAILARPSA is encoded by the coding sequence GTGGATCCGGGTGCCTTCGAAGCTGTTGACGACCGTCTGACCTCCACCCTCGACGACCTGCTCGGCCAGGCGTCGCTCGATCCCGGGATCGTCGTCGACGCCCTCTTCAACCGGCTGGTGACGGCGATCCTGAGCGTGCCCGAGCCTGCGGCCGACGCTGTGCTCGCCGCGCTGCCGCCGTCGCATCACCCAGCCGTCTTCCGCTCGGTGGCCTCCACCGGCGAGCACGCGCTCGAGCGGTCCTGGGCCGACCGGATCGTGCACTCCTCCGATCCCGTCGGGACGTTCGCCCACTTTCCCTATCGCGAGAACTATCGGCTCCTCGTCGAGATGGAGCTGGAGGCCGTACGCCGCGAGGGCACGGAGGCTCGACACGTCCTGCTCCTCGGCTCGGGTCCGCTCCCCCTGACCGCCCTCTGCCTGGCAGAGCACGGGATCACCGTGCACTGCGTCGATCACGACGCCGAGGCGATCCGGCTCTCGTCGGCCGCGTTCGGTCGCCTGGGCGCCGTCGGGGTGACCTTCGAGCACGCCGACGCCGCGGCCGCCACACCGCCGCGACCCGTCGACGTCGTGCTCCTCGCCGGCCTGGTCGGCGTCGACGATGCGGCCAAGGCGGCCGTGCTCGGCGGTGCCGTCACCCACCTCGCGCCGGGCGGCCTCGTGCTGGCGCGGAGCGCCCGGGGGCTGCGTACGCTGCTCTATCCGCCGGTCGGTCCGGCCGCGTTCGCCGGCTTGAGGGTCGTCGCCGAAGCGATCCCTGAGATCGACGCGCCGGGCACCGACGTCATCAACAGCGCCATCCTCGCCCGGCCGAGTGCCTAA
- a CDS encoding MerR family transcriptional regulator has product MRIGELAARAGVSVRSLRYYEEQGLLHSERSPSGQRHYRDEAVDRVIFVQRLYAGGLSSRTIAEVLPCVDTPSAEAADAAFDRMLIERERLSAHIEELLRTRDSLDELIELNRGYRATA; this is encoded by the coding sequence ATGCGGATCGGAGAGCTCGCCGCGCGAGCGGGCGTGAGCGTGCGCTCGCTGCGCTACTACGAGGAGCAGGGGCTGCTGCACAGCGAGCGCAGCCCGAGCGGCCAACGTCACTATCGCGACGAGGCGGTCGACCGCGTCATCTTCGTGCAGCGCCTCTACGCCGGCGGCCTCTCCAGCCGCACCATCGCCGAGGTGCTCCCCTGCGTCGACACCCCGAGCGCCGAGGCGGCCGACGCCGCCTTCGACCGGATGCTCATCGAGCGCGAGCGCCTCAGCGCCCACATCGAGGAGCTGCTCCGCACCCGCGACTCCCTCGACGAGCTCATCGAGCTCAACCGTGGCTACCGGGCGACCGCCTGA
- a CDS encoding alkene reductase: MSNLFESHRIGDLTLPNRVVMAPMTRARGTADGLATESMATYFAQRASAGLLISDGIPPNLVGTASAGIAGLRNDAEAESWRQVTDAVHAGGGRIFAQIMHGGRMGHETTTGLRPVGPSVVAADSQVFTAAGFVPAPEPRELAAGEVTEQAEAYAAASRRAVDAGFDGVELHGANGYLINQFLSSNANLRTDRYGGTIANRIRFAVEAAAATVDAVGAGRVGIRLSPGAGLGDIVEDEMPELYGALLDELGRLDLAYVHLVASAEEEILLDLRRRWGQTLIINPSSWLTRGDSVFGASSTDLASADHWLGLGADLISFGRPYLANPDLVERLRLGLPLAEADVATYYAGGDSGFIDYPAHADTGQEDVA; encoded by the coding sequence GTGTCCAACCTCTTCGAGAGCCACCGGATCGGCGACCTGACCCTGCCCAACCGGGTGGTGATGGCGCCGATGACGCGGGCTCGTGGCACCGCCGACGGCCTGGCGACCGAGTCCATGGCGACGTACTTCGCCCAGCGCGCGAGCGCTGGTCTGCTGATCAGCGACGGGATCCCGCCCAACCTGGTCGGCACCGCCAGCGCCGGCATCGCCGGCCTGCGGAACGACGCCGAGGCCGAGTCGTGGCGTCAGGTGACCGACGCCGTGCACGCGGGCGGCGGGCGGATCTTCGCCCAGATCATGCACGGCGGCCGGATGGGTCACGAGACCACCACGGGCCTGCGGCCGGTCGGGCCCTCGGTGGTCGCTGCGGACTCGCAGGTCTTCACCGCGGCCGGCTTCGTGCCGGCACCCGAGCCGCGCGAGCTCGCGGCCGGCGAGGTGACCGAGCAGGCCGAGGCGTACGCGGCCGCTTCACGTCGCGCGGTGGACGCCGGCTTCGACGGCGTCGAGCTGCACGGCGCCAACGGCTACCTCATCAACCAGTTCCTCTCCTCCAACGCCAACCTGCGCACCGACCGCTACGGCGGCACGATCGCCAACCGGATCCGCTTCGCCGTCGAGGCGGCTGCGGCGACGGTCGATGCCGTGGGCGCCGGCCGGGTCGGCATCCGGCTCTCACCCGGTGCCGGGCTGGGCGACATCGTCGAGGACGAGATGCCGGAGCTCTACGGTGCACTGCTCGACGAGCTCGGCCGCCTCGACCTCGCGTACGTCCACCTCGTCGCCTCCGCCGAGGAGGAGATCCTGCTCGACCTGCGTCGCCGGTGGGGGCAGACGCTGATCATCAACCCGAGCTCCTGGCTGACCCGCGGCGACTCCGTGTTCGGTGCGAGCTCCACCGACCTGGCCTCGGCCGACCACTGGCTCGGGCTGGGCGCAGACCTGATCAGCTTCGGGCGGCCCTACCTGGCCAACCCCGATCTCGTCGAGCGGCTGCGGCTCGGGCTCCCGCTCGCGGAGGCGGACGTGGCGACCTACTACGCCGGCGGGGACAGCGGGTTCATCGACTATCCGGCCCACGCGGACACCGGGCAGGAGGACGTCGCCTGA
- a CDS encoding YciI family protein: MKYVILIHSNPQPWGHPTGDFIPEVKSLPQATQDELMGAWEAVMEELSANGELLGGQALADPVSAKLYRWDAGEPVVTDGPYSEAKEHLAGFFLIDVESQERAEEVVRSFAGPGETVELRPVATY, translated from the coding sequence ATGAAGTACGTCATCCTCATCCACTCCAACCCGCAACCGTGGGGCCACCCGACCGGTGACTTCATCCCCGAGGTGAAGTCGCTCCCGCAGGCCACTCAGGACGAGCTGATGGGTGCGTGGGAGGCGGTGATGGAGGAGCTCTCGGCCAACGGCGAGCTGCTCGGCGGCCAGGCCCTCGCGGACCCCGTCTCCGCGAAGCTCTATCGCTGGGATGCCGGCGAACCGGTCGTCACCGACGGCCCCTACTCCGAGGCCAAAGAGCACTTGGCCGGCTTCTTCCTGATCGACGTCGAGTCGCAGGAGCGGGCCGAAGAGGTGGTGCGCAGCTTCGCCGGACCCGGTGAGACGGTCGAGCTGCGGCCGGTGGCAACCTACTGA
- a CDS encoding RNA polymerase sigma factor translates to MTVTGVEDVWRQESAHVLGALLRVHSDLPDCEDAAQEALIAASQRWSYDGVPANPRAWLIRVAHRRLIDQLRADASRTRREVADGIARRLDEPEPAAVEIASAYDDSLRLMMMCAHPALRRPSQVAITLRCVGGLTTSEIAAAYLVPEATMGQRISRARSTLKNELFCSPAPDELPERIASVLDVCHLIFNEGHTRTSGPDLQGVELTEEAVRLTRIVRGVLPEHDEATGLLALMLLTQARSAGRVDHLGDLIPLADQDRTQWDRDLVGEGVALLEDVLPEGPVGRYQLQAAIAAVHAEAESYAATDWLQINLLYGMLAQVAPSPAVTLNRAVAVAMSLGPEHGIEIVRDLLEHPAMQRHHRAHAVLAHLLEQSGDVVGAREHYVLAARLTQSVPEQRYLNRRVEALDGR, encoded by the coding sequence ATGACGGTGACGGGAGTCGAGGACGTGTGGCGGCAGGAGTCCGCCCACGTCCTCGGCGCCCTGCTGCGGGTCCACTCCGACCTCCCCGACTGCGAGGACGCCGCGCAGGAGGCGCTGATCGCCGCCAGCCAGCGATGGTCGTACGACGGGGTGCCGGCCAACCCGCGAGCCTGGCTGATCCGGGTGGCGCATCGTCGCCTGATCGACCAGCTGCGGGCCGACGCGTCGCGCACCCGTCGCGAGGTCGCCGACGGGATCGCCCGGCGGCTCGACGAGCCCGAACCGGCGGCGGTGGAGATCGCCTCGGCCTACGACGACTCGCTGCGGCTGATGATGATGTGCGCCCATCCCGCGTTGCGCCGTCCCTCTCAGGTGGCGATCACGCTGCGGTGCGTGGGTGGCCTGACGACCTCGGAGATCGCCGCCGCCTATCTGGTGCCGGAGGCGACGATGGGCCAACGGATCAGCCGAGCCCGATCGACTTTGAAGAACGAGCTGTTCTGCTCTCCGGCACCTGACGAGCTGCCGGAGCGGATCGCGTCCGTGCTCGACGTGTGTCATCTGATCTTCAACGAGGGACACACCCGCACCAGCGGCCCCGACCTCCAGGGTGTCGAGCTCACCGAGGAGGCCGTGCGGCTGACCCGGATCGTGCGTGGTGTGCTCCCTGAGCACGACGAGGCCACCGGCCTGCTCGCGCTCATGCTGCTCACCCAGGCCCGCTCGGCCGGGCGGGTCGACCATCTCGGCGACCTGATCCCGCTCGCCGACCAGGACCGCACCCAGTGGGACCGCGACCTGGTCGGCGAAGGTGTCGCGCTGCTCGAGGACGTACTGCCGGAGGGGCCGGTCGGCCGCTACCAGCTGCAGGCGGCGATCGCGGCCGTCCATGCCGAGGCCGAGTCGTACGCCGCCACCGACTGGCTCCAGATCAACCTGCTCTACGGGATGCTCGCCCAGGTGGCGCCATCGCCCGCGGTCACGCTCAACCGCGCGGTGGCGGTGGCGATGAGCCTCGGCCCCGAGCACGGGATCGAGATCGTACGCGACCTGTTGGAGCACCCGGCGATGCAGCGCCACCACCGGGCACATGCCGTGCTGGCGCACCTGCTCGAGCAGTCCGGCGACGTCGTGGGAGCTCGGGAGCACTACGTGCTCGCGGCCCGGCTGACTCAGAGCGTGCCGGAGCAGCGCTACCTGAACCGACGGGTCGAGGCGCTCGACGGTCGCTGA
- a CDS encoding LysR family transcriptional regulator gives MERREIEIFLTLAEELHFGRTAERLLVSQARVSQTIKKLERRFGVSLFDRTSRRVAITPVGAALYADLRAGHDRIERGIAAATAAGKGVTGTLSVGLEAPAVAELAAPVFARFRRRNPGTEVVFRETGFVDPLDLLRAGEVDVTITNGPVEADGFDEGPVVLEEPVVLAVARDHPLAGRSTVTLDDLDHLDGEAVFRAGRRAAPYRREPEPEVATLLDLMARVAAGEGVCPLAAHAADYFARPTLAMVPFEPGLPPVRWVLCWRTGARTAKVAALAEATATG, from the coding sequence ATGGAACGGCGCGAGATCGAGATCTTCTTGACTCTCGCCGAAGAGCTCCACTTCGGTCGCACCGCCGAGCGCCTGCTGGTCTCGCAGGCCCGGGTGAGCCAGACGATCAAGAAGCTGGAGCGCCGCTTCGGGGTGTCCCTGTTCGACCGCACCAGCCGACGTGTCGCGATCACCCCGGTCGGCGCGGCCCTCTACGCAGACCTCCGCGCCGGCCACGACCGCATCGAGCGCGGGATCGCCGCCGCGACGGCAGCCGGGAAGGGTGTCACCGGCACTCTCTCGGTGGGTCTCGAGGCACCCGCGGTGGCCGAGCTCGCCGCCCCGGTGTTCGCCCGCTTCCGCCGGCGCAACCCCGGCACCGAGGTGGTCTTCCGTGAGACCGGGTTCGTCGATCCGCTCGATCTGCTGCGTGCCGGCGAGGTCGACGTCACCATCACCAACGGCCCGGTCGAGGCCGACGGGTTCGACGAAGGACCGGTCGTGCTCGAGGAGCCGGTCGTGCTGGCCGTCGCCCGAGACCATCCTCTGGCCGGCCGGTCCACGGTGACGCTCGACGACCTCGACCACCTGGACGGCGAGGCGGTCTTCCGGGCCGGCAGGCGAGCGGCGCCCTACCGGAGAGAGCCCGAGCCCGAGGTCGCGACCCTGCTCGACCTGATGGCACGAGTCGCCGCCGGCGAAGGAGTCTGCCCGTTGGCCGCACACGCGGCCGACTACTTCGCCCGGCCCACGTTGGCCATGGTGCCGTTCGAGCCCGGGCTTCCCCCGGTGCGATGGGTGCTGTGCTGGCGCACCGGCGCGCGCACCGCCAAGGTCGCTGCCCTCGCCGAGGCGACGGCGACCGGCTGA